One Thermosphaera aggregans DNA segment encodes these proteins:
- a CDS encoding carboxypeptidase regulatory-like domain-containing protein has product MSHKSINVILLVFILITSLSTPLAASQGNDEVLQKIHPNLLKNIGTLDSNVFVEVVIRLKPLPDNVRTLVKGDYNLAVASLKSWASYTQEPIVRMINMKGGVILNRFWLDNVILARVPVSLVKILATHPDVVKIFENFRVEVIRPVERESIEPDQLVSSWGIFKIRANEVWSLGYTGEGIRIAVLDTGVDITHPALAGKMLTLDPSSPYYPGGWMEFDASGNPVLSMPHDTDGHGTHTSGTALGGDTSEILIGVAPGATLMHGLVLPGGGGTFAQVLAGMQWAVEPFYLVGGTPVPTGLPAHVVSMSFGANEYYGNDLLPAIENMLLANIIPVASIGNSGPGTSGNPGNIWGVFGIGATDINDNVASWSSGKVVSWPSPPPTWPFFDMYPSTYVKPDLSAPGVSITSSVPGGGYEAWSGTSMAAPHVSGLVALVLQAAGWVYFDVMDTPEKVYMILNSTAIDFGDPGLDTRYGWGRVDAYEAVRKAQEYAKKSGVEGFVTDVVSGEPIPWAKVIVVETNQSFKVNGTGYFKIPLDPGNYTLRFEAWGYQSIEVPVTVVLLNGTITGVVFDAITTTPIQGANVTVVELGLTVETDENGTYQFSVPPGTYTLAAEATGYRSAETTVTVDEAEVVVVNFPLYPLGNGTLYGYVYNAVNNTPIQDAIVYTYVSGELVYNVTDSTGYYQLSLPSGTYLVRAYKPGFVEANATVTLAPAASVQQDFYLQPIPPTVVVLGNIYSYTRPHIIEIVQGLGLPAVNYTDVTVLINDWVNGLINPKVVVINYFKPDRYTYPALADVLALLLLADASGSTLIFLGTSYAGYTALDVLQYYNSTLVNNSYPAPYSNLYRYPTYTYVQAHMLNLSHPVFNGVTPDIPPNRFYVCSSGYCDYKVYNFTDPTGRLSILAYVNDTMTGYEGYFGVGVAEWMSNSNVPWYYLGSWAESYWVQYIEPGADGVYSNNTKKVLENAVLLGWTAIPSLGSPDLSRLVKALSILKSTPNSGGFVVSRGIEKNIYTRVDVALERLPYGFVEGWVLGSDGAVLSNAVIQVLGTPVTARTDENGYFKFWLPEGSYVLEVKAPGYKSVFLEVEVSVNETVNLGEIVLKRLPRIGIMWDYAGTFKYVFEKNGWYANTYTSLPALTNDVLAGLIDVVIYSGDYGVPFPSSTEFSEFLNATFEKGVGVIWMDSYGLYGYGIKVLNMYLGDPASVGYGGGAGELFIRVDRPHPLFRGYPVGSMIMINSWTGADYSYFSGFSGITIGSLYVGGVRRGDAVAFKEFDNGVKWVLLSSFAITSWNTPDTFTDDFWNIVLNSAKWLVLKPLQVYIDNPLLHVGDSYTLTITGAEANDTLAIMIDGEIVDYVTSNENGTAIYSGVLKLVPGGPHQFEVMNIDETHYGSAEFYVLPKIVISPTIITVPGRVAVEVTGLNPLQPVYVYLDGNFLSIKTSNVSGAFAATLNIPLVDEGAHEVLIADMQGETIVSGGILVVSKLDMILNNTQQTLITLDQLNAKIIEIRDNLVMINTSLGVINVKLTDIIGMLNVLNATIVEVRDGVVLLDSKIGALALNVSTLLQYAEEISSEIVGLRGDVVMINTSLGVINVKLNNIIELLGALDARLSLINDTMVLVKTKIGDVQLSINQLSGALDSVNATLVGLIRDEAGRIIGVINTKTGDILAEFDVIKQLLNEKLPVTTGQLSNALSTLQTSVSSISQKLDDLSSKLDDLRAKSEEGVAGLSSYALASIVLSIIVLGLLGYVGFVKK; this is encoded by the coding sequence GTGTCTCACAAAAGTATAAATGTAATCCTCCTAGTATTCATACTTATAACATCTCTCTCAACTCCTCTCGCTGCAAGCCAAGGAAATGATGAGGTATTACAGAAGATTCACCCCAACCTGTTGAAAAACATTGGAACCCTGGACAGCAATGTCTTCGTTGAGGTCGTTATAAGGTTGAAACCCTTGCCTGACAATGTGAGAACCCTTGTAAAGGGAGATTACAACCTGGCTGTGGCTAGCTTGAAATCCTGGGCTTCCTACACTCAGGAACCTATAGTTAGAATGATCAATATGAAAGGAGGCGTGATTCTCAACAGGTTCTGGTTGGATAATGTAATCCTTGCAAGAGTCCCCGTGTCATTGGTCAAGATTCTTGCAACCCACCCTGATGTCGTAAAAATATTCGAGAACTTCAGGGTAGAAGTGATACGTCCCGTAGAGAGGGAAAGCATTGAACCCGATCAGCTCGTTAGTAGCTGGGGTATATTCAAGATAAGGGCTAACGAAGTGTGGTCTCTCGGCTACACTGGGGAAGGAATTAGGATTGCAGTACTTGACACTGGTGTGGACATCACTCACCCAGCACTCGCAGGCAAGATGCTAACGCTTGACCCTTCAAGCCCCTACTACCCTGGCGGATGGATGGAGTTTGATGCAAGCGGTAACCCAGTTTTAAGCATGCCGCATGACACGGATGGACATGGAACCCACACTAGTGGGACAGCATTAGGCGGAGACACCTCGGAAATACTCATAGGTGTCGCACCCGGCGCCACCTTAATGCACGGCTTGGTCTTGCCAGGAGGAGGCGGAACTTTCGCCCAGGTGTTGGCTGGAATGCAGTGGGCTGTTGAACCATTCTACCTGGTTGGAGGAACGCCTGTTCCAACGGGTCTGCCGGCTCACGTAGTGTCAATGAGCTTTGGAGCCAATGAATACTATGGCAACGACCTCTTACCTGCTATAGAGAACATGTTGCTCGCAAACATTATCCCCGTAGCATCAATCGGCAACTCCGGCCCTGGAACATCAGGAAACCCAGGCAACATATGGGGCGTTTTCGGCATAGGCGCAACCGATATCAACGACAATGTGGCCTCCTGGAGTAGTGGGAAAGTTGTTTCATGGCCATCTCCGCCTCCAACATGGCCTTTCTTCGACATGTATCCGTCAACATATGTGAAGCCCGATCTGTCAGCACCTGGTGTCTCAATCACCAGCTCGGTTCCAGGAGGAGGATACGAGGCTTGGAGCGGTACCTCGATGGCGGCACCGCATGTTTCAGGCCTCGTAGCCCTTGTCCTCCAGGCGGCTGGCTGGGTGTACTTCGATGTTATGGACACGCCCGAGAAAGTTTACATGATTCTCAACTCTACTGCAATAGATTTCGGCGACCCCGGGCTTGACACGAGGTATGGATGGGGACGTGTGGATGCTTACGAGGCCGTGAGAAAGGCTCAGGAGTACGCTAAGAAGAGCGGTGTGGAAGGTTTTGTCACGGATGTAGTTTCAGGAGAACCAATACCCTGGGCCAAGGTCATTGTGGTAGAGACAAACCAGTCCTTCAAGGTTAACGGTACCGGGTACTTTAAGATACCGTTAGATCCCGGCAACTATACACTAAGGTTTGAAGCATGGGGATACCAGAGCATCGAGGTCCCTGTAACCGTGGTGCTTTTGAACGGAACCATCACTGGGGTGGTCTTTGACGCTATAACCACCACACCTATTCAAGGAGCTAACGTAACAGTGGTGGAGCTGGGTTTAACCGTTGAAACGGATGAGAACGGTACATATCAGTTCTCCGTGCCCCCGGGCACGTACACGCTGGCTGCGGAGGCTACGGGATACCGGTCGGCGGAGACAACTGTTACCGTGGATGAAGCCGAGGTCGTGGTTGTCAACTTCCCACTGTACCCCTTAGGAAACGGTACCCTATACGGCTACGTGTACAACGCTGTTAACAACACGCCCATACAGGACGCGATAGTTTACACATACGTATCAGGCGAGCTGGTCTACAACGTCACGGACTCCACAGGCTACTACCAGTTGAGCCTTCCATCAGGCACCTACTTGGTCAGGGCTTATAAACCAGGGTTCGTCGAAGCCAATGCCACAGTAACGCTAGCTCCTGCTGCAAGCGTCCAGCAAGACTTCTACCTTCAGCCAATACCTCCAACAGTGGTCGTGCTAGGAAACATTTACTCTTACACTAGGCCGCACATAATTGAGATAGTGCAGGGCCTCGGCCTTCCAGCGGTTAACTATACGGATGTCACCGTACTAATCAACGACTGGGTCAACGGGTTAATAAACCCGAAGGTGGTGGTAATAAACTATTTCAAACCCGACCGCTACACATACCCAGCCCTCGCCGACGTGTTAGCATTATTACTGCTCGCAGATGCCTCAGGCTCTACGCTGATATTCCTGGGGACAAGCTACGCAGGCTATACAGCGCTCGACGTACTGCAATACTACAATAGCACACTCGTCAATAACAGCTATCCAGCACCATATAGTAACTTGTATAGGTATCCTACGTACACTTATGTGCAGGCTCACATGCTGAACCTTTCACACCCAGTGTTCAACGGGGTAACGCCGGACATACCGCCCAACAGGTTCTACGTGTGCTCCAGCGGGTACTGTGACTATAAGGTTTACAACTTCACAGACCCTACTGGAAGGCTGAGCATATTAGCATATGTTAACGACACCATGACCGGGTATGAGGGATACTTCGGGGTTGGCGTTGCCGAGTGGATGTCTAACAGCAACGTGCCATGGTACTACCTTGGAAGCTGGGCTGAGAGCTACTGGGTCCAGTACATCGAGCCCGGAGCTGACGGCGTTTACAGCAACAACACTAAGAAGGTACTGGAGAACGCTGTCCTACTAGGCTGGACAGCTATCCCAAGTCTCGGGAGCCCTGACCTCTCAAGACTCGTGAAAGCGTTATCAATACTCAAATCAACACCCAATTCTGGCGGATTCGTGGTTAGCAGAGGAATTGAGAAGAACATCTACACAAGAGTAGATGTCGCGCTCGAGAGACTGCCTTACGGGTTTGTTGAAGGATGGGTGTTAGGGTCGGATGGCGCCGTATTGTCGAACGCTGTGATCCAAGTACTTGGAACACCTGTTACCGCGAGAACCGATGAAAACGGCTACTTCAAGTTCTGGCTACCCGAGGGCTCATATGTTCTCGAAGTGAAAGCCCCTGGTTACAAGTCAGTGTTCTTAGAGGTTGAGGTAAGCGTTAACGAAACAGTCAACCTCGGCGAGATCGTTTTGAAGCGGCTTCCAAGAATAGGGATAATGTGGGATTACGCCGGCACCTTCAAATACGTGTTCGAGAAAAACGGCTGGTACGCTAACACCTATACAAGCCTCCCAGCTCTCACTAACGATGTCTTAGCGGGGCTTATAGACGTGGTGATATATTCTGGAGACTACGGAGTACCATTCCCCTCATCTACCGAGTTCTCAGAATTCCTGAATGCAACGTTCGAGAAAGGCGTGGGAGTAATATGGATGGATAGTTATGGATTATACGGCTACGGTATAAAAGTATTGAACATGTATCTCGGCGACCCAGCATCAGTTGGCTATGGAGGGGGAGCCGGGGAGCTTTTCATCAGGGTGGACAGGCCTCATCCGCTATTCAGGGGATACCCGGTCGGCTCAATGATAATGATCAACTCGTGGACGGGAGCTGATTACTCATACTTCTCAGGTTTCAGCGGAATCACAATAGGTTCGCTATATGTTGGCGGTGTGAGACGTGGTGACGCAGTAGCCTTCAAAGAGTTTGACAACGGGGTTAAATGGGTGTTGCTCTCCAGCTTCGCCATCACAAGCTGGAACACCCCGGACACGTTCACTGATGACTTCTGGAACATTGTGTTAAACTCTGCGAAGTGGCTAGTGCTCAAGCCGTTGCAGGTTTATATTGACAACCCACTCCTCCACGTAGGAGACTCCTACACGTTAACGATAACTGGTGCCGAAGCTAATGACACCCTTGCTATCATGATCGACGGTGAAATAGTAGACTACGTAACCTCTAATGAGAACGGGACGGCAATATACTCAGGCGTTTTAAAACTTGTACCAGGCGGACCCCACCAGTTCGAAGTAATGAACATTGATGAGACACACTACGGTTCAGCAGAGTTCTACGTACTGCCGAAAATAGTGATATCTCCCACAATTATTACGGTGCCTGGGAGGGTCGCGGTGGAAGTCACGGGCTTGAACCCGCTGCAACCTGTATACGTGTACTTGGATGGTAACTTCCTATCAATTAAGACATCCAATGTGAGCGGAGCCTTCGCGGCAACACTCAACATTCCACTAGTCGATGAAGGAGCACATGAAGTATTGATCGCTGACATGCAGGGTGAGACCATAGTATCAGGAGGGATACTCGTTGTGAGCAAACTAGACATGATACTCAACAATACTCAGCAAACACTTATCACACTCGACCAGCTCAACGCAAAAATAATTGAGATAAGGGACAACCTGGTAATGATCAACACTTCCCTCGGAGTTATAAATGTTAAGCTTACCGACATTATCGGCATGTTAAACGTTTTGAATGCAACGATAGTTGAGGTGCGGGATGGCGTTGTATTATTAGATTCAAAGATAGGTGCACTAGCGTTGAATGTTTCAACGCTGCTACAATATGCTGAGGAGATAAGTAGCGAGATAGTGGGGTTAAGAGGCGACGTGGTAATGATCAACACTTCCCTCGGAGTTATAAATGTTAAGCTTAACAATATCATCGAGTTGCTCGGTGCCCTGGATGCAAGATTATCATTGATTAACGATACGATGGTGCTGGTCAAGACGAAGATAGGTGACGTCCAGCTCTCGATTAACCAATTATCTGGCGCGTTAGACTCTGTTAACGCAACATTGGTTGGATTGATAAGAGACGAAGCGGGCAGAATTATTGGAGTCATCAACACTAAGACGGGAGACATACTTGCCGAGTTCGACGTTATAAAGCAGCTGTTGAACGAGAAGCTTCCGGTGACAACAGGTCAATTAAGCAATGCACTATCAACTCTTCAAACATCCGTAAGCTCCATATCCCAGAAGCTCGATGATTTATCTAGCAAGCTAGACGATCTTCGTGCTAAAAGCGAGGAGGGTGTAGCAGGATTATCAAGCTACGCATTAGCCTCAATAGTGTTATCAATAATAGTTCTGGGTCTCCTCGGCTACGTAGGGTTTGTCAAAAAATAA
- a CDS encoding MraY family glycosyltransferase codes for MEPVDALEVSLPLLISAASTYILLKWWIPKSLLLGFKGKDMNKYGYPEVSEAGGIWVILSAAISILVYIAIATISERDPGNLHLLATTQVLILAGLLGFIDDILGWKKGISPIARVLFTIPIALPLMAVKAGYSVVEIPFIGPLDLGLLYPLIVVPIGVVGASNAFNMLAGYNGLEASQGIVILSFTCLFLLKKNMLELIPVMLPVIASLLVFLIFNKYPAKVLPGNSFTYGLGAFYASVVIYGNFERFGLLMFTLYFLEFALFLRGLANGVYKENFGIPQEDGGLNPPYRKSYSVTHIALKTMIRVKGKATEKDVVNFICLLQIVIGLIGLWFL; via the coding sequence ATGGAACCGGTTGATGCCTTAGAGGTTTCACTCCCATTACTTATCTCGGCCGCGTCAACGTACATTTTATTGAAATGGTGGATTCCGAAATCACTGCTTCTAGGGTTCAAGGGTAAAGACATGAACAAATATGGGTATCCCGAGGTGAGCGAGGCTGGAGGGATATGGGTGATCTTAAGCGCTGCAATAAGCATTCTAGTTTATATAGCGATTGCAACGATTTCGGAGAGAGATCCTGGAAATCTACATCTATTAGCCACCACTCAGGTGTTGATTCTTGCAGGACTATTAGGCTTCATTGATGACATTTTAGGCTGGAAGAAGGGGATTTCTCCAATAGCGAGAGTATTGTTCACAATACCTATAGCTCTACCCCTCATGGCTGTTAAAGCAGGATACTCGGTGGTTGAAATACCGTTCATAGGGCCATTAGACCTGGGGCTCTTATACCCGCTAATTGTAGTACCTATAGGCGTGGTTGGAGCAAGCAATGCTTTTAACATGCTGGCAGGGTATAACGGGCTTGAGGCTTCACAGGGAATAGTTATTCTATCGTTCACGTGCCTGTTCCTGCTGAAGAAAAACATGCTGGAGCTGATACCTGTAATGCTCCCTGTAATAGCATCCCTCCTTGTATTCCTCATTTTCAACAAATATCCTGCAAAAGTCCTGCCTGGAAACTCCTTTACCTATGGATTAGGGGCGTTCTACGCTTCAGTAGTAATATACGGTAATTTCGAGCGATTTGGACTACTCATGTTTACACTGTACTTCCTAGAGTTCGCCTTGTTTCTAAGGGGTCTTGCCAACGGAGTGTATAAGGAGAATTTCGGAATTCCCCAGGAAGATGGAGGGTTGAATCCCCCTTACAGGAAATCCTATAGTGTAACCCACATCGCATTGAAAACTATGATTCGAGTCAAGGGTAAGGCAACAGAGAAAGATGTTGTAAACTTCATATGCCTTCTCCAAATAGTAATAGGATTGATAGGATTATGGTTTTTGTAA
- a CDS encoding ERCC4 domain-containing protein — translation MSLSLLFPVDVIIDTKEDSKHPDAKKKLLSAGLKVAVQNLPAGDFLLLSPPDKQSILVERKTVDDFANSIRDNRIWEQSKLLKNAAAQDGHKPLIILEGCIEDLARYRGWKPQSLLRILDTLILEFEIPVLNTPGFEETIQWIVLKAKSLGETGAKKVFRMRVEKKPLSINERILYVAESLAGPATARKLLRSFKTLKNLANASISELLRVEGIGEKRAEEIFLIFNTEWRESNGTG, via the coding sequence ATGAGCCTTTCACTGCTTTTCCCCGTGGATGTAATCATAGATACGAAGGAGGATTCGAAGCATCCGGACGCGAAGAAGAAGCTGTTAAGCGCTGGGTTGAAGGTAGCTGTTCAAAATCTTCCAGCCGGAGACTTCCTCCTGCTCTCACCTCCTGATAAACAAAGCATCCTAGTGGAGAGGAAAACTGTTGACGATTTCGCCAATAGTATAAGAGATAACAGGATATGGGAGCAGTCTAAGTTGTTGAAAAATGCGGCTGCCCAGGACGGTCATAAGCCGCTGATAATTCTTGAGGGTTGCATAGAAGACCTTGCTAGGTATAGAGGGTGGAAGCCTCAGAGCTTGCTTAGAATACTCGACACCCTCATCCTGGAGTTTGAAATACCTGTTTTAAACACCCCCGGGTTCGAGGAAACAATTCAGTGGATAGTGCTTAAAGCTAAAAGTCTCGGAGAAACCGGTGCTAAAAAAGTATTCAGAATGAGGGTTGAGAAGAAGCCTTTGAGCATTAACGAGAGAATCCTGTATGTTGCTGAAAGCCTAGCCGGCCCGGCCACTGCTAGAAAACTCCTGAGAAGCTTTAAAACACTTAAAAATCTCGCAAACGCTTCCATATCTGAGCTCCTGAGAGTGGAGGGTATAGGGGAGAAAAGGGCTGAGGAGATTTTCCTCATATTTAACACTGAGTGGAGGGAGAGCAATGGAACCGGTTGA
- a CDS encoding MFS transporter, with the protein MINRRFLSEYVSEARSLLSGNVGVMALSWFLFALSGSLVQPFFSVYAKELGASDLDLAWIRTLGMLSLGLSLIPGGLITDYIGRVKTIMIGTTGITIVQFLYALARDWREFAIIWVLDSAMHFYQPALSAIVMDSMPRDKTFKGFILLNIVPSIPWLFMPVVGGILYQQLGVTGVRIGFVLSGVLSIMVLILRMRGFKETYSKRDKDFSKLVFELSGYRPVLVKAFKVYVFTALLWQLAFGVLNTYGAIYAIEVLGIEKPEWGLVNSASTMASIAWSILIFRFTLTNFRKLSLISSILASSSIAALSLPYFFNVDALSVVIVCNVVISISNNIISAAVSTILTRILPQEIRGRAVSFQRIMENVGAAFSSMVAGILYVGLNPGLSLISSSFIGIASTLYLLYIFRTG; encoded by the coding sequence ATGATTAATCGTAGATTCCTCAGCGAATACGTTAGCGAGGCCCGCTCCTTACTCTCTGGAAATGTTGGAGTAATGGCTCTTTCATGGTTTTTATTCGCTCTGAGCGGATCACTAGTTCAGCCGTTTTTCTCGGTTTACGCTAAAGAGTTAGGAGCAAGCGACCTTGATCTCGCGTGGATAAGAACCCTGGGAATGCTCTCGCTCGGTCTCTCCCTCATCCCTGGTGGGTTGATCACCGATTATATTGGACGGGTTAAAACAATCATGATCGGTACCACAGGTATCACTATTGTTCAGTTCTTGTACGCGTTAGCCAGGGATTGGAGAGAGTTCGCAATCATATGGGTGTTAGACTCAGCGATGCATTTCTACCAGCCCGCGCTGAGCGCAATAGTCATGGATTCGATGCCCAGGGACAAGACATTCAAGGGATTCATCCTTTTGAACATTGTTCCAAGTATTCCATGGCTCTTCATGCCTGTTGTGGGAGGGATTCTTTACCAACAGTTAGGGGTTACTGGGGTAAGAATAGGTTTCGTATTGTCTGGAGTGTTAAGTATCATGGTCTTGATCCTGAGGATGAGGGGTTTTAAAGAAACCTATTCGAAAAGGGATAAGGATTTTAGTAAGCTGGTTTTTGAGCTTTCAGGCTACAGGCCGGTGCTGGTGAAAGCCTTTAAGGTTTACGTGTTCACCGCCTTGCTGTGGCAGCTGGCGTTCGGCGTTCTCAACACTTATGGAGCAATATACGCTATAGAAGTCCTGGGAATAGAGAAGCCAGAGTGGGGGCTGGTTAACAGCGCGTCAACCATGGCGAGCATAGCGTGGTCAATACTTATATTCAGGTTTACATTAACGAATTTCAGGAAGCTTTCACTGATTTCATCCATCCTCGCTTCATCATCGATCGCGGCACTCTCACTCCCATACTTCTTCAACGTCGACGCGTTATCGGTGGTGATAGTCTGTAACGTCGTGATTTCCATATCCAACAACATAATTTCAGCAGCTGTCTCAACAATACTAACCCGGATACTTCCTCAGGAGATAAGAGGGAGGGCTGTTAGCTTTCAGCGAATCATGGAGAACGTGGGCGCGGCGTTTTCATCCATGGTGGCAGGCATCCTATACGTGGGTTTGAATCCGGGACTCTCCCTCATATCCTCCTCATTCATCGGCATTGCTTCAACCCTCTATCTTCTATACATTTTCAGAACGGGCTAG
- a CDS encoding P-loop NTPase — MSSDPRFHGVVKRLKQISKVYMVLSSKGGVGKSFISTLLSYYSSLKGVPTGLLDLDFTNPSTHIILGVRPEEVSYREEKGLEPFKIGELSYFSIISFTRDKPLVLKGEEARNVMREVLSIVNWTGIQKLFIDTPPGLSDEQLEAIYNLRGLVKPIVVSTPHRLSIQSVSRLVKILRDAGIGEIMLVENMGNGVLKAFAESEGLNYAGYVPFIETIDECIGSASKIENCHLRKYFEAILSKT, encoded by the coding sequence ATGAGCTCTGATCCACGATTCCACGGCGTGGTTAAAAGGTTGAAGCAAATATCTAAAGTGTACATGGTTTTAAGCAGTAAGGGAGGCGTGGGAAAATCCTTCATATCAACCCTTCTATCATACTATTCCTCGCTAAAAGGAGTCCCAACCGGACTACTCGACCTTGACTTCACCAATCCATCCACCCACATAATACTTGGCGTCAGACCTGAGGAAGTGTCTTACAGGGAAGAGAAAGGGTTGGAACCCTTCAAAATAGGTGAGCTCTCATACTTCTCCATAATTTCCTTCACAAGGGACAAGCCCCTGGTTTTAAAAGGTGAGGAAGCTAGGAACGTGATGAGAGAGGTTTTAAGCATTGTAAACTGGACGGGCATTCAGAAGCTCTTCATAGACACTCCACCAGGCCTAAGCGATGAGCAGTTAGAAGCTATCTACAATCTCAGAGGCTTGGTGAAGCCAATAGTTGTGTCAACCCCTCACAGACTATCGATTCAAAGCGTTTCAAGATTGGTGAAAATCCTCAGGGACGCTGGAATAGGCGAGATAATGCTTGTTGAAAACATGGGAAACGGTGTGCTGAAGGCTTTCGCTGAGAGCGAGGGTCTCAACTACGCAGGCTACGTCCCGTTCATTGAAACCATTGACGAGTGTATTGGGTCAGCTTCTAAGATTGAGAACTGCCATCTTAGAAAATACTTTGAGGCTATTCTAAGTAAAACGTGA
- a CDS encoding hydroxymethylglutaryl-CoA reductase, degradative, whose protein sequence is MHSRQYKKTGIYMPERSSRIQGFYKLPMSERLRIIAEMSGLTGDEVKTLSNLGNLPVEIADSMIENVVGGMTYPFAIATNFKINGVDYLVPMVIEETSVVAAASNAARMLRYGEGIRAEAGPQEMISQIHIVNVTAPQYKAMRIIEAKQEILEHAKQQDPTLLKYGGGPRDLEVRIADSRMGPVIIVHLIVDVRDAMGANTVNTMAEAVAPMLEKITGGQARLRIVSNYATRRIVRAWARTPSDEVGGLDVARKIMEASILAEIDPYRAVTHNKGIMNGIIAVALATAQDHRAIEAGAHAYASRTGCYKPLSYWEVDEQGFLVGSIELPLQVGIVGGATRVHPVAKIALKILNVKTAKELSEVMAAVGLAQNLAALRALVTEGIQKGHMRLHARNLAIMAGATGDLIDKISEKMISEGRIRYDYAKELLEKYLRGEST, encoded by the coding sequence ATACATAGTCGTCAATATAAGAAGACTGGGATTTACATGCCTGAGAGGAGCAGTAGAATACAAGGGTTTTACAAGCTTCCCATGAGTGAAAGGTTGAGAATTATAGCTGAGATGTCAGGTTTAACCGGGGACGAGGTTAAAACCCTTAGCAACTTGGGGAACCTTCCAGTAGAGATCGCGGACAGTATGATTGAGAACGTTGTAGGCGGGATGACATACCCGTTCGCTATTGCCACTAACTTCAAGATAAACGGGGTGGATTACCTGGTACCGATGGTAATAGAGGAGACGAGTGTAGTAGCGGCAGCAAGCAACGCGGCTAGAATGCTAAGGTATGGTGAAGGGATAAGGGCTGAGGCAGGCCCTCAAGAAATGATCAGCCAAATACACATCGTGAACGTTACTGCGCCACAGTATAAGGCCATGAGGATAATCGAGGCCAAGCAGGAGATACTGGAGCACGCTAAGCAACAGGATCCAACCCTTTTAAAGTACGGCGGTGGGCCAAGAGACCTAGAAGTAAGAATTGCCGACTCACGCATGGGGCCCGTCATAATTGTACACTTGATCGTTGATGTGAGAGACGCCATGGGCGCTAACACCGTTAACACTATGGCAGAGGCCGTAGCTCCAATGCTGGAGAAGATTACAGGAGGGCAGGCAAGGCTGAGAATAGTCTCTAACTACGCTACCAGAAGGATTGTGAGAGCTTGGGCTAGAACACCTTCTGATGAAGTAGGGGGATTGGATGTTGCTAGAAAGATCATGGAGGCAAGCATCCTAGCCGAAATCGATCCCTACAGGGCAGTAACCCATAATAAGGGGATTATGAACGGGATAATAGCTGTAGCGTTGGCGACAGCACAGGATCACAGGGCAATAGAGGCCGGGGCCCACGCCTACGCGAGTCGAACAGGTTGCTACAAGCCCTTGTCTTACTGGGAGGTTGACGAGCAAGGATTCCTTGTCGGCAGTATCGAGCTCCCACTTCAAGTCGGCATCGTAGGAGGTGCGACAAGGGTTCACCCGGTTGCCAAGATTGCCTTGAAAATACTAAATGTTAAAACAGCCAAGGAACTGTCCGAAGTCATGGCTGCTGTTGGACTAGCCCAGAACCTTGCTGCTTTAAGAGCTCTAGTCACCGAGGGTATTCAGAAAGGGCACATGAGGCTTCACGCCAGGAACCTAGCCATAATGGCGGGGGCAACCGGTGATCTAATCGACAAGATTTCTGAGAAAATGATTAGCGAGGGACGCATAAGATACGATTACGCCAAGGAGTTGCTGGAGAAGTACTTGAGAGGAGAATCGACTTAG
- the hypA gene encoding hydrogenase nickel incorporation protein HypA: MVHEWALAESIVLFLENSGFRKVKSLRIGLGILQSIDKEIFSFSLQELLRDKGLTVENLEIVDENAELECNTCGYRWSLSPESMDEAVRESIHFVPESIHAFTKCPKCGSRDFSITQGRGVRIIEVQPDEL; the protein is encoded by the coding sequence ATGGTTCATGAATGGGCCCTGGCTGAGTCGATAGTGCTGTTTCTTGAAAATAGTGGTTTTCGAAAAGTTAAGTCCCTTAGAATAGGGCTTGGAATACTTCAATCAATAGATAAGGAGATATTTTCCTTCAGCCTTCAGGAATTGCTAAGGGATAAGGGTTTAACTGTGGAAAACCTGGAAATAGTTGACGAGAACGCCGAGCTGGAGTGCAACACTTGCGGTTACAGGTGGAGTTTAAGCCCAGAGTCCATGGACGAGGCTGTCAGGGAATCAATCCACTTCGTGCCCGAGTCCATCCACGCCTTCACCAAATGCCCTAAATGCGGTAGCAGGGATTTCTCGATAACTCAGGGAAGAGGTGTGAGAATAATAGAGGTGCAACCAGATGAGCTCTGA